A window of the Microbacterium sp. LWH13-1.2 genome harbors these coding sequences:
- a CDS encoding DUF3566 domain-containing protein has product MSTVADKLAKKSTRKTGGKQVRLRLVYVDFWSAVKLSFLGAVALAIVTMVSFFLIYLVLQATGILTQADEFIGTITDNSVRISEVAGLPQVMAFAAVVSILNLIVFTVLGAVIAGIYNVAVKVTGGLLVGFMSN; this is encoded by the coding sequence ATGAGCACAGTAGCCGACAAGCTGGCGAAGAAGTCCACGCGCAAGACCGGCGGCAAGCAGGTTCGCCTGCGCCTCGTCTACGTCGACTTCTGGTCGGCCGTGAAGCTCTCGTTCCTGGGAGCCGTCGCGCTCGCCATCGTCACGATGGTGTCGTTCTTCCTGATCTACCTCGTGCTGCAGGCGACCGGAATCCTCACGCAGGCCGACGAGTTCATCGGCACGATCACCGACAACTCGGTGCGCATCTCCGAGGTGGCGGGTCTTCCGCAGGTGATGGCCTTCGCGGCTGTCGTCTCGATCCTGAACCTCATCGTGTTCACCGTGCTCGGCGCGGTCATCGCCGGTATCTACAACGTCGCCGTGAAGGTGACGGGCGGACTGCTCGTCGGGTTCATGTCGAACTGA
- the gyrA gene encoding DNA gyrase subunit A, with protein sequence MTDEVRPEPAHDHGKIDQVDLQSEMQRSYLDYAMAVIVGRALPDVRDGLKPVHRRVIYGMYDGGFRPDKSFSKCARVVGEVMGQYHPHGDSAIYDALVRLVQPWSLRYPLALGQGNFGSPGNMGAAAPRYTETKMAPLALEMVRDIEEDTVDFTDNYDGQTQEPTVLPARFPNLLVNGSVGIAVGMATNIPPHNLREISAAALWALDNPGLPREELLEGLIQRIPGPDFPTGAQILGTKGVQEAYRTGRGSITMRAVVNVEEIQGRTCLVITELPYQVNPDNVAVKIGDLARDGKITGIADIRDESSDRTGQRLVVVLKRDAVAKVVLNNLYKHTQLQENFGANMLAIVDGVPRTLAIDGFVTHWITHQLEVIVRRTRFRLAKAEARMHILRAYLKALDALDEVIALIRRSQTTQDANEGLQKLLDIDDIQAQAILDMQLRRLAALERQKILDEAAELERLIGEYQAILADESLQRDIIRDELTGIVERFGDDRRTHILHGFDGDVSMEDLIAEEEMVVTITRAGYIKRTRSDNYRSQHRGGKGIKGAQLRADDIVEHFFVTTTHHWLLFFTDKGRVYRSKTYEVPEAGRDAKGTHVANLLALQPDENIAQVLDIRDYAVADYLVLATRDGLVKKTRLDTYDTNRQGGVIAIRLNDEDELVSALMVNAEDDILLISRRGMSVRFSATDDALRPMGRATAGVKGMKFREGDSLLSASVAAPGQFVFVVTDGGYAKRTAVEEYRVQGRGGFGIKVAKLHDDRGTLAGGLMVSADDEVLVVLSSGKVVRSAVAEVPAKGRDTMGVVFARTTEADRILAIARNGERGLTDEDESDEAEVDSETTAPETNENPEEADA encoded by the coding sequence ATGACTGACGAAGTACGCCCCGAGCCGGCACACGACCACGGCAAGATCGATCAGGTCGACCTGCAGTCGGAGATGCAGCGCAGCTACCTCGATTACGCGATGGCCGTCATCGTCGGCCGCGCGCTGCCCGACGTGCGCGACGGGCTCAAGCCCGTGCACCGCCGCGTGATCTACGGCATGTACGACGGCGGATTCCGCCCCGACAAGTCGTTCTCGAAGTGCGCCCGCGTCGTCGGCGAGGTCATGGGTCAGTATCACCCGCACGGCGACTCGGCGATCTACGACGCCCTGGTCCGCCTGGTGCAGCCGTGGTCGCTGCGCTACCCGCTGGCCCTCGGCCAGGGCAACTTCGGCTCCCCCGGCAACATGGGCGCCGCTGCTCCTCGATACACCGAGACCAAGATGGCCCCGCTCGCGCTCGAGATGGTGCGCGACATCGAAGAGGACACGGTCGACTTCACCGACAACTACGACGGTCAGACCCAGGAGCCGACGGTCCTGCCGGCGCGTTTCCCGAACCTGCTCGTCAACGGATCGGTCGGCATCGCGGTCGGCATGGCGACGAACATCCCCCCGCACAACCTGCGTGAGATATCCGCCGCTGCACTGTGGGCTCTCGACAACCCCGGTCTCCCCCGCGAGGAGCTGCTCGAGGGACTGATCCAGCGCATCCCCGGTCCTGACTTCCCGACCGGTGCGCAGATCCTCGGCACCAAGGGTGTGCAGGAGGCGTACCGCACCGGACGCGGATCGATCACGATGCGCGCGGTCGTCAACGTCGAGGAGATCCAGGGCCGCACGTGCCTCGTGATCACCGAGCTGCCGTATCAGGTGAACCCCGACAACGTCGCGGTGAAGATCGGCGACCTCGCCCGCGACGGCAAAATCACCGGCATCGCCGACATCCGCGACGAGTCGTCCGACCGCACGGGTCAGCGTCTCGTGGTCGTGCTCAAGCGCGATGCGGTCGCGAAGGTCGTGCTGAACAACCTGTACAAGCACACGCAGCTGCAGGAGAACTTCGGCGCGAACATGCTCGCGATCGTCGACGGCGTGCCGCGCACGCTCGCGATCGACGGCTTCGTGACCCACTGGATCACGCATCAGCTCGAGGTGATCGTCCGTCGTACGCGCTTCCGCCTCGCCAAGGCAGAGGCGCGCATGCACATCCTGCGCGCCTACCTCAAGGCGCTCGACGCGCTCGACGAGGTCATCGCTCTCATCCGTCGATCGCAGACCACGCAGGACGCGAACGAGGGACTGCAGAAGCTCCTCGACATCGATGACATCCAGGCCCAGGCGATCCTCGACATGCAGCTGCGCCGACTGGCCGCGCTCGAGCGTCAGAAGATCCTCGACGAGGCTGCGGAGCTCGAGCGCCTCATCGGCGAGTACCAGGCGATCCTCGCCGACGAGTCGCTGCAGCGCGACATCATCCGTGACGAGCTCACCGGCATCGTGGAGCGCTTCGGCGACGACCGTCGCACGCACATCCTGCACGGCTTCGACGGCGACGTCTCGATGGAAGACCTCATCGCCGAAGAGGAGATGGTCGTCACCATCACCCGCGCCGGATACATCAAGCGCACGCGCAGCGACAACTACCGGTCGCAGCACCGCGGTGGCAAGGGCATCAAGGGCGCGCAGCTGCGGGCCGATGACATCGTCGAGCACTTCTTCGTGACGACCACGCACCACTGGCTGCTGTTCTTCACCGACAAGGGCCGGGTCTATCGCTCGAAGACCTACGAGGTCCCCGAGGCCGGCCGAGACGCGAAGGGCACGCACGTCGCGAACCTCCTCGCTCTGCAGCCGGACGAGAACATCGCGCAGGTGCTCGACATCCGCGATTACGCGGTCGCCGACTACCTCGTGCTCGCGACCCGCGACGGACTCGTCAAGAAGACGCGCCTCGACACCTACGACACCAACCGTCAGGGCGGCGTCATCGCGATCCGCCTGAACGACGAGGACGAACTGGTCTCGGCGTTGATGGTCAACGCCGAGGACGACATCCTCCTCATCAGCCGCCGGGGCATGTCGGTGAGGTTCAGCGCGACCGACGATGCGCTGCGCCCGATGGGACGCGCGACCGCCGGAGTGAAGGGCATGAAGTTCCGTGAGGGCGACAGCCTGCTGTCGGCATCCGTCGCGGCTCCCGGTCAGTTCGTGTTCGTCGTGACGGACGGCGGCTACGCGAAGCGCACCGCCGTCGAGGAATATCGCGTCCAGGGACGTGGTGGTTTCGGCATCAAGGTGGCCAAGCTCCACGACGATCGGGGCACTCTCGCGGGTGGTCTGATGGTCTCGGCCGACGACGAGGTCCTTGTGGTTCTGTCCAGCGGCAAGGTGGTACGCTCTGCCGTGGCCGAGGTGCCCGCCAAGGGCCGAGACACCATGGGAGTGGTTTTCGCACGGACGACGGAAGCCGACCGGATCCTCGCCATCGCCCGCAACGGTGAGCGCGGCCTCACCGACGAAGACGAATCGGATGAGGCTGAGGTGGACTCCGAGACCACCGCCCCCGAGACGAACGAGAACCCTGAGGAAGCAGACGCATGA
- a CDS encoding response regulator transcription factor, whose product MRILICEDSVLLREGLVRLLEDAGHTVVAALPDTEGLVEAVAETDPELCILDVRLPPTFTDEGIRAALGLRATNPALALLVLSQYVEERYASDLIAAQGGPLGYLLKDRVADVSEFLGSVQRISEGATVLDPEVVAQLLTRRNKDDRMQRLTERERTVLALIAEGKSNQAIAGLLFLSEASVEKHITAIFQKLGFEQGESGNRRVLAALAHIENTGGTTPTGQTGVGR is encoded by the coding sequence ATGCGCATCCTGATCTGCGAGGACTCGGTCCTGCTGCGCGAGGGTCTCGTGCGACTGCTCGAGGATGCCGGCCACACCGTGGTCGCAGCCCTCCCCGACACCGAGGGCCTGGTCGAGGCGGTCGCCGAGACCGACCCTGAACTCTGCATCCTCGATGTGCGGCTCCCACCGACGTTCACCGACGAGGGGATCCGTGCCGCGCTCGGACTCCGCGCCACGAACCCCGCGCTTGCGCTGCTCGTGCTCTCGCAGTACGTCGAGGAGCGGTACGCCTCGGACCTCATCGCGGCCCAGGGCGGCCCGCTCGGCTACCTGTTGAAGGACCGGGTGGCCGATGTCTCGGAGTTCCTCGGTTCCGTGCAGCGGATCTCCGAGGGCGCGACCGTGCTCGACCCGGAGGTCGTGGCGCAGCTGCTCACGCGACGGAACAAGGACGATCGGATGCAGCGGCTCACCGAACGCGAGCGCACCGTGCTGGCGCTCATCGCCGAAGGCAAATCGAATCAGGCGATCGCCGGACTGCTCTTCCTCTCGGAGGCCAGTGTCGAGAAGCACATCACCGCGATCTTCCAGAAGCTCGGCTTCGAACAGGGCGAATCAGGCAACCGGCGCGTGCTGGCGGCGCTCGCGCACATCGAGAACACGGGCGGCACGACGCCGACCGGACAGACAGGAGTGGGACGATGA
- a CDS encoding DUF4097 family beta strand repeat-containing protein → MTTNDDFQGGHTPLTPPPASAPEAPAPPQAQAPTASGDGDTGRSSGATAVMILTAVVGGMALLGSGATAAVAATGSLVASSTEGTDSVLSEDASGIQDIDLDVDAGNMRIEFGDVDDAELAVTNSRGPAWTLERDGDSLVVRSPEFEFGWWFGSWFGDDQSAVLTLPESLRESALDADLTLDAGSLDVVGDFGDLDITVNAGALDVEGAASSLTIDMSAGRADATLDGVDEADLTVAAGDLNVELTGPAPSQTTIDVSAGSLDLTVPDESYSITQDVSAGSLDAKVDQSSGTRRVIDVSLSAGSVTIRPGR, encoded by the coding sequence ATGACCACGAACGACGACTTCCAGGGCGGGCACACCCCGCTCACTCCCCCGCCGGCCTCCGCGCCGGAGGCGCCGGCGCCCCCGCAGGCCCAGGCACCCACAGCTTCCGGAGACGGCGACACAGGTCGCTCGTCGGGGGCGACCGCGGTGATGATCCTCACAGCGGTGGTGGGCGGCATGGCACTGCTCGGCTCGGGAGCGACCGCTGCGGTCGCCGCGACCGGCAGCCTGGTCGCATCCTCGACAGAGGGCACCGACTCGGTGCTGTCCGAGGATGCCTCGGGCATCCAGGACATCGACCTCGACGTGGATGCGGGCAACATGCGCATCGAGTTCGGCGATGTCGATGACGCGGAACTCGCGGTCACCAACAGTCGCGGACCGGCATGGACCCTCGAAAGGGACGGTGACTCGCTGGTCGTGCGCAGCCCCGAGTTCGAGTTCGGCTGGTGGTTCGGCAGTTGGTTCGGCGACGATCAGTCGGCCGTCCTCACCCTCCCCGAGAGCCTGCGGGAGAGTGCGCTCGATGCCGACCTGACCCTCGACGCCGGGAGCCTCGATGTCGTCGGCGACTTCGGTGACCTCGACATCACCGTCAATGCGGGCGCGCTGGATGTCGAAGGTGCCGCGAGCAGCCTGACCATCGACATGAGCGCCGGTCGTGCGGACGCGACACTCGACGGCGTCGACGAGGCCGATCTCACCGTCGCGGCCGGAGATCTCAACGTCGAGCTGACGGGCCCTGCACCATCGCAGACGACCATCGACGTGAGTGCCGGATCCCTCGATCTCACGGTCCCCGACGAGTCGTACTCGATCACCCAGGACGTCAGCGCGGGCTCGCTGGACGCGAAGGTCGACCAGTCCTCGGGCACTCGCCGCGTGATCGACGTGTCGCTCTCCGCGGGCAGCGTGACGATCCGTCCGGGCCGATGA
- a CDS encoding LysR substrate-binding domain-containing protein, which translates to MELRQLRYFMAVADELHFGRAARRLHMSQPPLSVQIGRLEREVGLPLFDRSTRRVTLTPAGRHLQERARRILDEVDAVRTEMRDYVDGFAGQLTAGFVSSANYTVLPEVVRLFRSRRDRVALSLVPLTSGEQIDRLHDGTLDVGLVRDAFPRTNPNSSELVTEVVFEERLVICVPFSHPLASRTEVTAEEVLDVPMVAYPRSLMPGYVDRVHEVLGLDPGAMRIAEEVVHQETALGFVAAGVGASILPESVRQVVPPSIAVIPLAGSPTTSLMAARPIRADENTICAAFIECLHDAAEALAAARHA; encoded by the coding sequence ATGGAACTCCGTCAGCTGCGCTACTTCATGGCGGTCGCGGACGAGCTCCACTTCGGACGCGCGGCCCGCCGGCTGCACATGTCGCAGCCGCCTCTGAGCGTGCAGATCGGTCGTCTCGAGCGAGAGGTCGGTCTGCCGCTCTTCGACCGCAGCACCCGACGCGTCACTCTGACACCGGCCGGGCGGCACCTGCAGGAGCGCGCACGGAGGATCCTCGACGAGGTCGACGCCGTGCGTACCGAGATGCGCGATTACGTCGACGGTTTCGCCGGCCAACTCACCGCCGGTTTCGTGAGCTCGGCGAACTATACGGTGCTCCCCGAGGTGGTGAGGCTGTTCCGGTCGCGTCGCGACCGCGTCGCGCTGTCTCTCGTGCCGCTCACGTCCGGCGAGCAGATCGACCGCCTGCACGACGGGACTCTCGACGTGGGCCTCGTGCGAGACGCGTTCCCGCGAACGAACCCGAACTCATCCGAGCTGGTCACCGAGGTCGTGTTCGAGGAGAGGCTCGTCATATGCGTGCCGTTCTCTCATCCCCTCGCATCGCGCACGGAGGTGACTGCCGAGGAAGTGCTCGACGTGCCGATGGTCGCCTATCCCCGATCTCTCATGCCGGGCTACGTCGACCGGGTGCACGAGGTTCTGGGTCTCGACCCGGGTGCGATGCGCATCGCCGAGGAGGTCGTGCATCAGGAGACGGCGCTCGGTTTCGTCGCGGCCGGCGTCGGCGCGAGCATCCTGCCCGAGTCCGTGCGACAGGTGGTTCCGCCGTCGATCGCCGTGATCCCACTCGCCGGGTCGCCGACCACCAGCCTCATGGCCGCCAGACCGATCCGCGCAGATGAGAACACGATCTGCGCGGCGTTCATCGAGTGCCTCCACGACGCGGCTGAGGCCCTCGCGGCCGCGCGGCACGCCTGA
- a CDS encoding VIT family protein, translating to MSAHEGEPHGAGVGQRLNWLRAGVLGANDGIVSIASLVVGVAGATTDNAALLTAGLAGLVGGAISMALGEYVSVSSQRDSERALISKEREELRTMPETELTELTTLYRERGLSEETARTVAEELTAHDALAAHLEVELGIDQDDLVNPWHAALSSAVAFTLGALLPLLAILLPPPAWRVPVTFVVVLLALAVTGTVAAKIGGSPPVRAAVRLVIGGGLALFATWLIGTLLGTTGVV from the coding sequence ATGAGTGCACACGAGGGCGAACCGCACGGAGCCGGGGTCGGACAGCGGCTGAACTGGCTGCGCGCCGGGGTCCTGGGCGCGAACGACGGCATCGTCTCGATCGCGTCGCTGGTCGTGGGCGTCGCCGGCGCCACGACCGACAACGCCGCCCTGCTCACGGCGGGCCTCGCGGGGCTCGTCGGCGGGGCCATATCCATGGCGCTCGGTGAGTACGTCTCGGTGAGCAGCCAACGGGACAGCGAGCGGGCGTTGATCTCGAAGGAGCGCGAGGAGCTGCGCACGATGCCCGAGACGGAGCTCACCGAGCTCACCACCCTTTACCGCGAACGCGGACTCAGCGAGGAGACCGCGCGCACGGTCGCCGAGGAGCTCACCGCGCACGACGCCCTCGCCGCGCACCTCGAGGTCGAGCTCGGCATCGACCAGGACGACCTCGTGAACCCGTGGCATGCGGCGCTCTCGTCTGCGGTCGCCTTCACCCTCGGCGCTCTGCTCCCGCTGCTCGCCATCCTGCTCCCGCCGCCGGCGTGGCGGGTGCCGGTCACGTTCGTCGTGGTGTTGCTCGCACTGGCCGTCACCGGCACAGTGGCTGCGAAGATCGGCGGATCTCCGCCCGTACGCGCGGCCGTCCGACTCGTCATCGGCGGCGGGCTCGCGCTGTTCGCGACCTGGCTGATCGGAACACTGCTCGGGACGACAGGCGTCGTATAG
- a CDS encoding DUF3253 domain-containing protein gives MASDSSTPPDEKPAPERTPDGHHLIIDGRRWRATDPSIPEGFRQELVDELMAARRAVKSSEVDARRRVHDAKTALGERGAPWWEDRTGGAFDERIAATIRSLTRKREQSSICPSDVARTVGGEIWRSLMPDVRRVAAELADHDEIVVTQKGRPVSIREARGPVRIIRGPKI, from the coding sequence ATGGCATCCGACAGCAGCACACCACCCGACGAGAAGCCTGCTCCCGAGCGCACACCCGACGGTCACCACCTCATCATCGACGGCCGACGCTGGCGGGCCACCGATCCCTCGATCCCCGAAGGGTTCCGTCAGGAGTTGGTCGACGAGCTGATGGCGGCGCGACGAGCGGTGAAGTCCTCCGAGGTCGACGCGAGGCGTCGGGTGCATGACGCGAAGACGGCGCTCGGCGAGCGTGGAGCACCGTGGTGGGAGGACCGCACGGGCGGCGCGTTCGACGAACGCATCGCGGCGACGATCCGATCTCTCACTCGAAAGCGCGAGCAGTCATCGATCTGTCCGAGCGACGTCGCCCGCACCGTCGGCGGCGAGATCTGGCGCTCGCTCATGCCTGACGTGCGTCGAGTGGCGGCCGAGCTCGCCGACCATGACGAGATCGTGGTCACTCAGAAGGGCCGACCCGTGAGCATCCGCGAGGCCCGCGGACCGGTGCGGATCATCCGCGGACCGAAGATCTGA
- a CDS encoding gamma-glutamyl-gamma-aminobutyrate hydrolase family protein (Members of this family of hydrolases with an active site Cys residue belong to MEROPS family C26.), which yields MSVHVALFHVRTRRQAPAADYQMLLDSLNASAVAAIERSGWTASLHAAGEAPEAQLRRASREADVLVLLGGDDIEPLLYGQSDRRPQRTAYQRRADRTQIAVVMEAVRSRRPLLGVCRGMQLMNVALGGTLHQHVGGHRSAGPDPFVATDLNDLRAVSPRLRQPLLCTHHQAVDELGRGLRAIAHSRNGVVEAVEHESLPFLGVQWHPEHPSIPSDQFTELLRIVHTRGATLEPVAAAHAAGPLEVTRPILPSIRRRGAAVRH from the coding sequence ATGAGCGTGCATGTCGCCCTGTTCCACGTGCGCACCCGCCGTCAGGCGCCCGCAGCCGACTACCAGATGCTTCTGGACAGCCTCAACGCCTCAGCCGTCGCGGCGATCGAGCGGTCGGGCTGGACGGCGTCCCTGCACGCCGCCGGCGAAGCGCCGGAAGCGCAGTTGCGGCGGGCATCCCGCGAGGCGGATGTCCTCGTGCTTCTGGGAGGAGACGACATCGAGCCGTTGCTCTACGGTCAGTCCGACCGGCGTCCGCAGCGCACGGCCTACCAGCGTCGCGCCGACCGAACGCAGATAGCTGTCGTCATGGAGGCGGTTCGATCGAGGCGCCCCCTGCTCGGGGTGTGCCGGGGGATGCAGCTGATGAACGTCGCGCTGGGCGGAACGCTCCACCAGCACGTCGGGGGACACCGCAGTGCGGGACCGGACCCTTTCGTCGCGACTGACCTGAACGACCTCCGTGCCGTGTCACCGCGGCTTCGGCAGCCTCTGCTCTGCACCCACCATCAGGCGGTGGACGAGCTCGGGCGAGGGCTGCGCGCCATCGCCCATTCCCGCAACGGCGTCGTCGAGGCGGTCGAGCACGAGTCGCTTCCGTTCCTGGGCGTCCAGTGGCATCCGGAGCATCCGTCCATTCCCTCGGATCAGTTCACCGAGCTGTTGCGGATCGTCCATACGAGAGGGGCGACGCTCGAACCGGTTGCCGCAGCGCACGCTGCCGGGCCCCTGGAGGTCACGCGACCGATCTTGCCGTCCATTCGCAGGCGGGGCGCAGCCGTGCGGCACTGA
- a CDS encoding LacI family DNA-binding transcriptional regulator, giving the protein MNRTDAGAAAPRPTLAQVAARAGVSLKTASRALGGESYVSAKTLASVLAAASELDYQRNAAASLLASGRLADSIGLITGDFTNPFYSALAHAIEDEIRTHGMHLSVANSRESAEQEQRVAHDLADRQTKAVITVSAMPDHSEYSQLQARGIPVVFVDRPAENLAADSVVFDNREGGRLAARHLIDAGHRRIAFIGDYAWLPTYRQRLAGMGDVLDGEGAQWRDLLRTDAHDVPSSRECMRELLTLDDPPTAVVAGNNRILLGVMEEVAPGDDAPRPSVIGFDEPEWARVLGVSVVTGDVESLGRQAARLAVARLSDRSRPVENVVLPMRLIERRSTGNPSPVRPRSA; this is encoded by the coding sequence ATGAACCGAACCGACGCAGGCGCCGCCGCGCCCCGCCCGACCCTCGCTCAGGTCGCCGCGCGTGCGGGCGTGAGCCTGAAGACGGCGTCGCGTGCGCTCGGCGGCGAGTCCTACGTCAGCGCGAAGACCCTCGCCAGCGTGCTCGCCGCCGCATCCGAACTCGACTACCAGCGCAATGCCGCCGCGAGTCTGCTGGCGAGCGGCCGGCTCGCCGACTCGATCGGGCTCATCACCGGAGACTTCACGAACCCGTTCTACTCGGCCCTCGCCCACGCGATCGAAGACGAGATCCGCACGCACGGCATGCACCTGTCGGTCGCGAACTCCCGCGAGTCCGCCGAACAGGAGCAGCGCGTCGCCCATGACCTCGCCGACAGGCAGACCAAGGCGGTCATCACCGTCTCGGCGATGCCCGACCACTCCGAGTACTCGCAGCTGCAGGCGAGGGGAATCCCGGTCGTCTTCGTCGATCGACCTGCCGAGAATCTCGCGGCCGACTCCGTCGTCTTCGACAACCGCGAGGGCGGACGACTCGCGGCGCGGCACCTGATCGACGCCGGTCACCGCCGCATCGCGTTCATCGGAGACTACGCGTGGCTTCCCACGTACCGACAGCGTCTCGCCGGCATGGGCGACGTGCTCGACGGCGAAGGGGCGCAATGGCGCGATCTGCTGCGCACCGATGCGCACGACGTGCCGTCGTCACGCGAGTGCATGCGTGAGCTTCTGACGCTCGATGACCCGCCCACCGCGGTCGTCGCGGGGAACAACCGCATCCTGCTCGGTGTGATGGAGGAGGTCGCTCCCGGTGACGATGCCCCGCGGCCCTCGGTGATCGGCTTCGACGAACCCGAGTGGGCTCGGGTGCTCGGCGTCAGCGTCGTGACCGGCGATGTCGAATCTCTCGGAAGGCAGGCCGCGCGGCTCGCGGTCGCCCGACTGAGCGATCGCTCGCGGCCGGTCGAGAACGTCGTGCTTCCGATGCGGCTCATCGAGCGGCGCTCGACCGGGAATCCATCACCGGTCAGGCCCCGCAGCGCCTGA
- a CDS encoding histidine kinase has translation MTTQTATPPPATASKPPLRIFLSILHLAGIGVIGGFIFATLSGLLGTGLGLLFAAGVGVVLLVGLVYALFGVGWFEVARVGALYKTPIAPLRWRPRDRPGFAGWLRALGRQAIDGRMWRALANFAITAVLGWIVLRLAWGVVWSIVICFAPLAGTDAVMGPFGGGGIDAAWAPLIGILGIAASLGGMIGLALLHRVLSLSIVIRSREAELTERVRTSTAQREGAVRAADVERTRIERDLHDGVQPRLVSVGMTLGLAQQKIDNDPDAAKELIAEAHTSTKAAITELRQLARGIHASVLGDRGLDAALSALAGRSHIPVNLDVRMDGRCSREAEAAVYFSIAESLTNAAKHSRASEARVTVRLRDGGLLWARVEDNGMGGAQVQPGGGLDGIANRILAAGGTFRLESPVGGPTSLEVNVPCAS, from the coding sequence ATGACGACACAGACTGCCACGCCACCACCGGCGACGGCCTCGAAGCCGCCGCTGCGCATCTTCCTCTCGATCCTGCATCTGGCGGGCATCGGGGTCATCGGCGGCTTCATCTTCGCGACTCTCTCCGGACTCCTCGGCACAGGCCTCGGGCTGCTCTTCGCCGCCGGCGTCGGGGTCGTGCTCCTCGTCGGATTGGTCTACGCCCTCTTCGGCGTCGGCTGGTTCGAGGTGGCACGCGTCGGTGCGCTCTACAAGACGCCGATCGCCCCGCTGCGCTGGCGGCCTCGTGATCGGCCGGGCTTCGCCGGATGGCTGCGCGCACTCGGACGTCAGGCCATCGACGGCCGCATGTGGCGGGCGCTGGCGAACTTCGCGATCACCGCGGTGCTGGGCTGGATCGTGCTGCGTCTCGCCTGGGGCGTCGTCTGGTCGATCGTGATCTGCTTCGCTCCCCTTGCGGGAACGGACGCCGTGATGGGCCCCTTCGGGGGCGGCGGGATCGACGCCGCGTGGGCTCCGCTCATCGGCATCCTCGGCATCGCCGCATCCCTCGGCGGCATGATCGGTCTCGCTCTCCTGCACCGGGTGCTCTCACTGTCCATCGTGATCCGCAGCCGCGAGGCAGAGCTCACGGAGCGTGTGCGCACCAGCACCGCACAGCGGGAGGGGGCGGTGCGCGCCGCCGACGTGGAGCGCACCCGCATCGAACGCGACCTGCACGACGGCGTCCAGCCGAGGCTCGTCTCGGTCGGCATGACGCTGGGACTCGCCCAGCAGAAGATCGACAACGACCCGGATGCCGCGAAGGAGCTGATAGCCGAGGCGCACACGTCGACCAAGGCAGCGATCACTGAGCTGCGACAGCTCGCCCGCGGCATCCACGCCTCCGTGCTCGGCGACCGTGGCCTCGATGCGGCACTTTCTGCGCTGGCGGGTCGGTCGCACATCCCCGTGAACCTCGATGTGCGGATGGATGGACGCTGCAGCCGTGAGGCAGAGGCAGCGGTCTACTTCTCGATCGCCGAGTCGCTCACCAACGCCGCGAAGCACTCTCGTGCCAGTGAGGCCAGGGTGACCGTGCGACTGCGTGACGGCGGGCTGCTGTGGGCCCGCGTCGAAGACAACGGAATGGGCGGCGCTCAGGTGCAGCCCGGTGGCGGTCTCGACGGCATCGCGAACCGCATCCTCGCCGCCGGCGGAACCTTCCGCCTCGAGAGCCCTGTGGGCGGCCCGACCAGTCTGGAAGTGAACGTGCCATGCGCATCCTGA